The following coding sequences lie in one Bacteroidota bacterium genomic window:
- a CDS encoding energy transducer TonB, producing the protein MTREKRNKIKAIAGSIIFHIAILVALIFLGLSTPLPLPGEEGVEVNLGSSDVGMGNIQEESPAPSTPPPPRPQPAEPQEEVVKEEVITQEVEEAPAIVEEEKPKEKKPEEQKPVEQE; encoded by the coding sequence ATGACCAGGGAAAAACGAAATAAGATCAAAGCCATTGCCGGCAGTATAATTTTTCATATTGCCATCCTGGTTGCATTGATTTTCCTGGGACTTTCCACTCCACTTCCCCTACCGGGAGAGGAAGGAGTAGAAGTTAATCTGGGCAGCAGCGATGTTGGCATGGGCAATATCCAGGAGGAGTCTCCTGCGCCCAGCACCCCTCCTCCCCCCAGGCCACAACCGGCAGAACCTCAGGAAGAAGTTGTAAAAGAAGAGGTTATTACACAGGAAGTCGAAGAAGCCCCTGCTATTGTTGAAGAGGAGAAACCGAAGGAAAAAAAACCGGAAGAACAGAAGCCGGTAGAGCAGGAG